One region of Bacillus zhangzhouensis genomic DNA includes:
- a CDS encoding Rrf2 family transcriptional regulator, whose translation MKISSRFTVAVHILALLSLEKGSLQTSEDIAGSVNTNPVVIRRIMSKLKKAGLISTSLGKGGSQLNRSEDDITLLDVYKAVEVVDEGELFQIHESPNPDCPIGANIQAVLELVLCRAQSAMEQVLAEMKLSELTQVLIKKIG comes from the coding sequence ATGAAAATCAGCAGCAGATTTACTGTCGCTGTCCATATTCTGGCCTTGCTATCACTTGAAAAAGGCTCTTTACAGACATCGGAGGATATCGCGGGAAGTGTGAATACAAACCCAGTGGTCATCCGCCGCATTATGAGTAAATTAAAAAAAGCAGGCCTAATCTCAACGAGTCTTGGCAAAGGTGGTTCTCAGCTGAACCGCAGTGAAGACGACATCACACTGCTTGATGTTTATAAAGCGGTTGAAGTCGTGGATGAGGGTGAATTGTTTCAAATTCATGAAAGCCCAAATCCTGACTGTCCAATCGGTGCAAATATTCAAGCGGTGCTTGAATTAGTTTTATGCCGAGCTCAAAGTGCGATGGAGCAAGTGCTTGCTGAGATGAAATTAAGTGAACTAACGCAGGTGTTAATCAAAAAAATTGGATGA
- a CDS encoding acyltransferase encodes MRKTDRYPVKGVNSLRQVYRTVPFFKVVKNFIFIQMSRYTPFMGMKNWIYRTFLRMKVGQDTAFALMVMVDLMFPEKITVGRNSVIGYNTTILSHEYLIKEYRLGEVYIGDEVLIGANSTILPGVTIGDGAIVSAGTLVHKDVPAGSFVGGNPMRMIYTKEEMEARQSTSAE; translated from the coding sequence TTGAGAAAAACAGATCGTTATCCTGTAAAAGGGGTTAATTCGCTACGGCAAGTCTATCGGACAGTTCCCTTTTTCAAAGTGGTGAAAAACTTCATTTTTATTCAAATGTCAAGGTATACGCCTTTTATGGGAATGAAAAATTGGATATACCGGACCTTTCTTCGTATGAAGGTCGGGCAGGATACGGCGTTTGCTTTAATGGTGATGGTTGATCTTATGTTTCCTGAGAAAATCACTGTCGGTCGTAATAGTGTGATTGGCTATAACACGACCATCTTGTCTCATGAGTATTTGATTAAAGAGTACAGACTTGGGGAAGTCTATATTGGTGATGAAGTCTTAATTGGAGCTAATTCAACTATTCTACCTGGTGTGACCATTGGGGATGGAGCGATCGTATCGGCGGGTACACTTGTTCATAAAGATGTGCCAGCAGGTTCATTTGTTGGAGGAAATCCAATGCGCATGATTTATACGAAAGAAGAAATGGAAGCACGTCAATCTACGTCTGCTGAGTAG